Below is a genomic region from Astatotilapia calliptera chromosome 2, fAstCal1.2, whole genome shotgun sequence.
ctaattttaaatcCCGCATTGCTTCCTGCCTTTGTTGTGACATTgcttcatatgttgtttgtatGGATCAATATCAAGAGGTGTATGTGAGGATTTGTAGGGAGTATGTATGCTCCAAAATTCCACTTTGCTGCAGTTGCACACCACTGCATATAAAGGCACCTAGTTGGCATCTAATAGACAATAAAATTCGTTTTTAAAGTAATATAAAGACAACAGATGTTTGATATAAGGAAGAGGAAAATGACCAGACCTAGGAAAAGAGGAATGCATTTTCCTGAGATGAgataaataaaagcagctctGCAGTGGCACTAAATGTTCAACAAAAGGAAATTTTGAATACCAAATTATAATTTTGGTATGCACTCTTACACTTCACTGATTTAAGCAGTAAATAAATTGACCCTGACGTGATTTGAACACGCAGCCTTCTGATCTGGAGTCAGACGCGCTACCGTTGCGCCACAGAGTCGCACAGGTGGCCATTTTCTCAGGTCAGACTCAATACAAAGTGTCAGTGTAATAACACTGGAAAACTTTTGGGGTGGGGTAGAATACTAAAGTAAAGTTTGTTTATAGTATATGTGCCATTTTTGGTACTTATGAAAATCTCCTTTTATGTCAAATTACCTGCTGTACTacaaacacatcacacacaAGCAAATATTAATAAGAACCtggttttaatttattaaaatgccCTAGTTTTAATGTCTTTCTTAGTTAGAGGATAGGAGTGAGATTCTCAGAACCATGAGCCTAAGTGACTCAGACAGACAACCATCTGATCAGGAGTCAGACACACTACTATTGCACCACAAGGTCATGTTACAGCCGTTTGACCAGGGTTGTCAGTTTAACAGATTCTCATCTCTTGCCAATCCTTATCGGGACAACAGTGCATGTACTGCGCAATCAGAGCCTTTCACAGTGCAAGGTTTCAATCCAACGATACTGACAAGTTGGAGGTGGGGGAACGTCAGTGGCAAAATGACAGCATTGACATTAACAGTTTCTTACTATTATATGTACTAATTCTGGTATTATATCCGCCTGTGAACAATTCTCCAGTAAGTTGAAGATATCTGCtaattgtaaggtaaagatccaacaataatacagagaatacACGAAAAATCAAGAATCAAAACGAACAaggacttggtgacagtgggaaggaaaattacttttaaacaggaagaaagctccagcaGAACCTAGATCAGTTATGAGTGAAGATCGTCAGTTAACGGATTGCTGTTAAGTGAGGATACAAATGTAGCATCTAGCTTTGTTAGAGGGTAAGATATTAAAGGACTTGACCCTGACGTGATTTGAACACGCAGCCTTCTGATCTGGAGTCAGACGCGCTACCGTTGCGCCACAGAGTCTATGCTTTGAGTGTTGCTTTAACAATCAGCTTAATACAAGAAGTAAACACACCCCTGAATAACTTATCACCTTTACAGCACTGTtactgtacatattatttatttatttttaatagacATTCGTCACCCTGAGGAACTCTCCCTCCTTCGACCCatagaggagaagaaaaagaagaaagacaaaaatttGGCACCAGAGATCTACGACCTGACCGAGGTGCCCCTTTCCTCGGGTACACgcatcacattttatttacactGCAGGCATAACAtagtaaaaattaaattaaatcatttcCCATGTAATGTAAAAGgcctgaaaaacattttaaacattgtgtgctgtcattttaattaaaactatGCAGGTCAACCTTATTATTTCCACTCCTTTTGCAGTATCCCGGCCCTGTCTGTATAACGGCATGCCCGCTCACTTTGCCGACTCACCGGAGATGGAGGCCATCTACAAGATGCTGTCAGTCAGTCAGCCTCCCCCTGCCCCTGAGGTCATAGCCAAGCAGTACCGCCCAGCCAGCGTTGTGGACAAGGCTCACATCAATGGCAGGTATGTGTGCACAGGTATCAGTCTGTCAAACCAGGTGTTTACATCGCAGAGGGGAACTGATAGAGTTTCATTGTCCATGTCACACTAATGCAAGATGTTTAACAAACAAGTTCCCCACAAACTGAGTCCTCTTATTAACTAGCTATCAGGGATGCTGCCTCAGTTAGTATTCTTAGCCCACAATACAGAAGGCCAGTGTAATCACTcgccacttttctttttctttatcagtCCTGATAAAGAAAACTGGGGGTTTCCAGAACTCAGAGCTGTATCTACTGAAGCAGTGGCCTCCTCTGATCTCGAGTTCAGACATATTTTATCTTATGCGCATGCTGGTTCATAAAGATACTACCGCCAGTGCctacaaatgtattaaaatagGAGCTGTTTGAAGGGCTTTTAGACTCTTTGATGTAATAAATTAGGCACAGTCGCAGCTTTTTTAAAGTCTCCTGCTTTATCTCTCTAAAGTTCAAAGCCGCTTTAAacttcagctgcctcagccaTTGTTGCATAATTACACatcaaataaatactttttgaaAACATCAAATACGTGAGCTTACATAAAGCACATTATATCATTAGCTTTATAATAAGTAGTCAGTAATATAGTAATgtgaaaaagtcttgagccacacgtcatttcttcatattttacttccaaggagccagacttcaGACATTAAATGATTTTTCACCcactttcagtccagtccttgtaccttaGCAACcagaatgttttgtttgtttttctttttatttagaccCTCAACACACCTATGAGTCATGCAAGCATAAAATgacacctaactcaagggatgaactggtgttgtttatttctatttttgtaaaatgttaaagataacacagttGATTGGCATAAATTTGTATTGTTGCACCTATTCCCAGAGAGCTGTTAGCTATTAATTAGCagagtgtgcagtgtgtccttagaACATTTGTGGAAATGTTAGAAGTagaggacagaaaaagaaaaataaacagtacatgaaagtcatgtccttaagaaataggaaataaTCCAGGAAAGAGTTGACACAGGACTAGAGAGATGCATTTGTCCCTTCTTTTAATCCATTTAATACAGAAATCGTGTCAGTGGAAGGATGCTTGAGAGGAAAATGTAGATATAtatggagaaaaggctgaggtgtgcTAACAAAATCTGTGGTgacaggtcttatggagtgatgaatccaaatttgaaaaatTTCATTCAAACGGTTGTGAATATGTATGCAGGAGGCAAGCAAccgtctgtaaaacacagtggaggctgtgccatggtttggagctgcatttcacCCAGCAGTGTTTGAGATCTTGTAAAAATGGAATTATGAGCATTGGAAAGTACAGTCAGATTTGGATCCActatgcaataccatctggaaagcatctcaTTGACGACAGTGTGTTTAGGACAATGATCACACTGGAGTAAAAGCATGCCATCAGTAATGGATTGATTTCCCCAGAGCCTAGACTTTAATATAATTGAAGCAATGtgtgatcatcttgacagatAATAGAACAAAAGAGAGCCAACATTCAAAGAAGAGGttgaaatgtccttcaagaatccTGGGGAATTATttttgaagactacttaaagaaatgacaagaaagcttggCTAAGACACTTCAGACtatgttaaataataataatgatcacACCCTAGACTTTTGTACACTACTATAAAATTAAGTGAAATACAGAATATAGTTCATATAGAAGTATATGTTTGTTTCTTAaggttttgcacattttttgttattctgctgtgttttgctATAAGATGTAGTTTCTAAAAACAATCATGTTACCAATTTACTTTGTTTAGGTCAAGCTGTCTATATGATGTCAAATAGTATTTTCTTGTGATTTTAAATACAGATAAACATGGATGTAACAAATATGAAATCATAAACATATATATTCTTTGTCTGTCCCTCTCAGGTGGTTGGACTCGTCCCGTTGTCTTCTGCAGCAGGGCATCCAAGAGAGTGATAAACTCTGGCTTCGCTTCAAATACTATGCTACTTACGATATGGATTCtaaggtatgtgtgtgtgtgtgtttacacaaatacagagagtgtgtgtgtgtgcatatttctTTGCCAGTATATCAACTCTCTGACCTCAtccttctctttcctctccACCCTGCAGTATGATGCTGTACGTCTGACCCAGCTCTATGAGCAGGCACGCTGGGCCATCCTGCTGGAAGACATCGACTGCACCGAGGAGGAGATGATGCTGTTTGGAGCTCTGCAGGTAGAAAATCCATCTGCTGACAGTGAAATATGTGAATCACTCTAATGGAAGTGTACATTTCGCTGGATGTCAGATAATATAGAGACTCAAATGTTCTCCCACTCCTCAAAGATATCTGGTCTATTCAATCGTCAGTAAAGCAGTGTCGTATAAAACTGGATTAAATAGGACATTTCTCTGTCTCGTTTTACATGCAGTATCATATCAGTAAGGTGGCTCAGTCAGAGCCGCAGATCATGAGCAACAATCCAGCCATGGACGATCTGGATTCCGCCCTGCAGTCCCTGGAGGTCAAGATGGAGGGAGAAGGCAGCTCTGCATCTGATTTGCTGGTCAGATACAATAGTCTCACCCgagtctttttaaaattaaattattttaataacgGGGAACAGAAATTTATAACAATTTAGGTCCAGGCTTCTCAAAGTGTGGCTTGCAGGCCAGTGGCTGCCTGTGATGATATGTGCTACTGTACACTTTACTACTTTGATCACAGAATGAAACAGAGGGATTATTTCACTTCAATTTTAACCTTCCTAACACTGACAAGTACAGCTGACATTATTAAATGTGATATGCACCTGActcatggttaaaaaaatatagacCAGCACATCAGTGTTTCATGGTAGAATTTTTCCTATATGGGCCTCCTTGTCCCCCTGATTGGCTTTAAGAACACCTGATTTAAGATATTTCATTAATGGTAGTATTAGCCTGGATCCAAATCCACTGATGATGTAGACAGCATTGAGTTAAATGTTTGGTCTTATGTCAAACTAACATTGATTGACTAACAGTTTTATTGCTAAAACATATTAACTGAAAAACTTGCATTTTATCCAGGAAAATATGACAGCACCAGAACTCACTGACTACCTGAAGATATTTAGGTGAGAGCTGGTTTCCAACTGgttaaaataaatttcattttctttaaataaataaatatttattagtaACCTTCCTCTTTATTTCTAACTTGTTATGAATCTGGGGGAAAAATCCCTGGTGAAATCAGCTAATGTGATTACATGTATATTTCAGACCCAAAAGGCTGACTCTGAAGGGGTACAAGCAATACTGGTTCAAGTTCCAAGATACCTCCATTTCTTATTTCAAGAGCAAAGAGGAAAGCATAGGAGAGCCCATTCAAATGATTAACCTCAAAGGTAATGACTTCGTTACGTacttttatgttatgtttttctGCTATATATAGTGCACCATGCTATTAACAGAATGGTAAGTGtttagcacattttaaaataacagaTGTTTACCCAAAGTGATTTCCAGGCACACTTATTTGCAATCCAACTCTCCAAAAATCAATTACAAAACACATAACTTGCCTAAATAGatgatataataaaaataataactggAAAATAAGTcagaaaatgagaataaaaacaactaaattgtAACAATGgtaagaagttaaataaaacagtagaAGAAAACATTAACAGTGAGCTTGACCAAACCATGAGAGACTTCAAACTTGATGAAAATGGGCCTGGTAGGTCTTGGAGCTGAATGAAAATTGTCAATTGTTGAGCAGGTTCTTATGTGGGAAGCCAGACTATTCCAGAACTTAGAGGCAATGACAGGTCACCTGTTTTTAGCTGAGAAGAGACATTAAGAGAAATTGGGATGATACGCTGAAGGACCTAGAGGAAAAAGACCTGTAGTATATTATGGCCATGGaggtctttaaaaacaaatagtacaattttaaaaccttttagAAATTTCACAGGTAGCTATTGCATGTGTATAGAAGCTTGATTGTAAGCAGGGGGAACTAAGTTGATATTGTTAGTAAGGTATCTCAAAAATTCAACTTACTGGCTCAGATTTCTGAGGTTTGAATTTTGAGATTATAACCCAAAATTTAGACATATAAGTCACTTTTTTTATGTGGCAGAGACAAGCTTCCATACTGCTGATCTACAGCAGGAGTGACATGATGTCTTTTCTTTGTACCAGTAAAGACTCTAGCAGAATACCTAACTGAAGGCAAAATACCTTCAGTTATGCTATGATTTGAAGTTGAAGGATATTTTGGCTATCTGTGATTTCAGATCATTCAAACAGTCGAAGAGGTTCTTAAAGGAGTGGTCAATGTCAGGTGTGGCTGGCAGATAAAACTGGGTGCCATCACGTAACAGTGATAGTAAATGTTGTATTCATGAATGCTAGAGTCAAGGGGTAACAAATATATTGAAACTAAAAGAGGACCTAACATGGATCCCTGAGGGATATCACAGTTAGTAGAAACTGAAGCCGTTTCCTATTTGGACACTAAAGGTTGAGGAAAACCAGTGTAGAAACCCTGCAGTCCTACGTTATGCttcaaatgttttgttgttcaaaTGTTAAAAGTATTTATCTAGAAAGCAACTTGGGAGAAGagaatttttttctaaaatcttGGCAAAGGAAGGTAACTTTGGTATCGGTCTGCAGTTACTAAGGAAATATGGGCAAAGTTTATGCTTCTTTAGAAACGGCTGCAAGACTGTGttttaaaacaggaaggaaTGACTCAATTTGCTAAATAATTATAGCGTAAATAGTCAGAATAAAAGGAGACAGTGGACCAAAAGCTGCCATGAAGAAGTGTGCAGGTATTATATTTAGAGAACAGTGATGAAGTTGACTGACTCTCTGAAAATGTTAAATGCGGGGGTGACATTTTAGATCTTCTGGTGTTAATGTTGTCAGTGAAGAAGTCCAAAAACTTCCAACACATATGGAATCACATATCAGACACTGAGTTTTAATATATTGCAAGAAGTGAACACCTAAAGGTAGATAAGTACTATGAGTTAAAAGTgaattaacctcctaggacctggcgtccacatatgtggacatcacattttgggttgtctagaccaaaatactaaattttgctttacaagggcctgatatccactcacgaggacattatactgcctctgtttcatcaaaatttaaaacgaatatcctcatatgtggctctcatttttcttaggaACAAAAATGgcgtaaaaaaaaacaaatgtggtgattctttgtttttacattcatcgggtcccaatatgcccaaatatcaaagagaaattaaaaatgcatgacatggaagagttcgggtcttaggaggttgaGGAGAATCAGCGGGGATCATATCAGTCTCTTCCTACacgctttttgtttttaacagcttAACCATGAACCTAATGATACCACTTTAATGTTGCTCCTTTACACAGGATGTGAGGTGGCTCCAGACGTTAATGTGGCTGCTCAGAAGTTCCTTATCAGACTCCTGATTCCAGCACCTGAAGGCATGAATGAGGTCTATCTTCGCTGTGAGAACGTGAGGCCACACGCACACCCATACACCTCATCTCTACGTGTGACATCCTTTCATTTTCAATGCCTCTATCTTCAGTTCATCATCTCAGCTCTGACCACAGTCACACCTGTCTCTCATGCTCTTTTTTCTATGTTATGTCTTTGAAATTCACCCTGCAGGAGCAGCAGTATGCTCAGTGGATGGCAGGGTGCCGGTTGGGATCCAAAGGCAAGACCCTCGCCGACAGCAGTTTCCAAAGTGAGATCCAGAGTATCCGCTCTTTCCTGGCGATGCAAAAGACCAACTCCAGTTCCAGCAGTGCAAATGCCAGCGAAGAAAGCATCAATACTCACAGTCTGGTGTCACCACGTTACCATAAAAAGTACAAACCCAAACAGGTACAGATGTAGCAACAGGCCACAAAAGGATAAATGTTGCAGATTTATTGTCTTGTGTTTTCACAAAGCAGTATTTTTGATCTCATATATTTTGTGTGGCTCAAATTACCAACCTAAATGACCTTACAGTACAGTAATTTTGTGCAACTGTGCAAATCTGCAACTGCTTATGGcagcaaaaat
It encodes:
- the fermt3b gene encoding fermitin family homolog 3b isoform X2 translates to MPHPSPSAWPPTFTSEGLSSSWWKRHVEIKQDWSDHALWWEQKQRWLLRTAWTLEKYGIHADAKLVFMPQHKPLRLGLPNGITLRLRVCFSNPVFQTVMGICRMLNIRHPEELSLLRPIEEKKKKKDKNLAPEIYDLTEVPLSSVSRPCLYNGMPAHFADSPEMEAIYKMLSVSQPPPAPEVIAKQYRPASVVDKAHINGRWLDSSRCLLQQGIQESDKLWLRFKYYATYDMDSKYDAVRLTQLYEQARWAILLEDIDCTEEEMMLFGALQYHISKVAQSEPQIMSNNPAMDDLDSALQSLEVKMEGEGSSASDLLENMTAPELTDYLKIFRPKRLTLKGYKQYWFKFQDTSISYFKSKEESIGEPIQMINLKGCEVAPDVNVAAQKFLIRLLIPAPEGMNEVYLRCENEQQYAQWMAGCRLGSKGKTLADSSFQSEIQSIRSFLAMQKTNSSSSSANASEESINTHSLVSPRYHKKYKPKQLTPRILDAYQNVAQLSLTDALMRFLQIWQALPDFGLAYVVVRFKGSRKDEVLGIAPNRLIRIDLSVGDVVKTWRYNNMKQWNVNWDIRQMAIEFEGNVNIAFSCVTADCKIVHEFIGGYIFMSTRSREKSETLNEELFHKLTGGHEAL
- the fermt3b gene encoding fermitin family homolog 3b isoform X1, yielding MAAWDLSVTVEDLGLDAPPVTISVASDLHIGGVILKLVEKTQIKQDWSDHALWWEQKQRWLLRTAWTLEKYGIHADAKLVFMPQHKPLRLGLPNGITLRLRVCFSNPVFQTVMGICRMLNIRHPEELSLLRPIEEKKKKKDKNLAPEIYDLTEVPLSSVSRPCLYNGMPAHFADSPEMEAIYKMLSVSQPPPAPEVIAKQYRPASVVDKAHINGRWLDSSRCLLQQGIQESDKLWLRFKYYATYDMDSKYDAVRLTQLYEQARWAILLEDIDCTEEEMMLFGALQYHISKVAQSEPQIMSNNPAMDDLDSALQSLEVKMEGEGSSASDLLENMTAPELTDYLKIFRPKRLTLKGYKQYWFKFQDTSISYFKSKEESIGEPIQMINLKGCEVAPDVNVAAQKFLIRLLIPAPEGMNEVYLRCENEQQYAQWMAGCRLGSKGKTLADSSFQSEIQSIRSFLAMQKTNSSSSSANASEESINTHSLVSPRYHKKYKPKQLTPRILDAYQNVAQLSLTDALMRFLQIWQALPDFGLAYVVVRFKGSRKDEVLGIAPNRLIRIDLSVGDVVKTWRYNNMKQWNVNWDIRQMAIEFEGNVNIAFSCVTADCKIVHEFIGGYIFMSTRSREKSETLNEELFHKLTGGHEAL